The nucleotide window CTTTCAGCCCGTCACAGACCGCGATCAACACGTCGCCGACGCCACGATTCTTCAACTCAGTAAAGACTTGCAGCCAGAACCGTGCCCCCTCGCCACCGTCCCCGGACCAGATACCCAGAATGTCACGTTCCCCGGCCGTGGTGACGCCCATGACGACATAGAACGGGGTGTTACGGACCTGCCCGTCGCGGACCTTGACCACAATGGCGTCGACGAAGATCACCGGATAAATCGGATCCAAGGGTCGACTGGCCCACTCGGCCATCTCCGCGATCACCTTGTCGGTGATCTTGCTGATCGTGTCCTTGCTGACCTTGGCCCCATACACATCGTCGAAGTGCGCGGCCACCTCACCGGTGGTCAAACCACGGGCGGTCAGCGACAACACAATCTCATCGATCCCGTCCAACCGGCGTTGCCGCTTGCGGACGATCTGCGGCTCGAAGGACCCTTCCCGGTCCCGGGGAACCTCGATCTCCACCGGCCCGATCTCGGTGATCACCGTCTTCGACCTGGTGCCATTCCGCACATTCGACCCGGCCGGTGTGTCACCGTGTTCATGGCCCAGATGCTCGGTCAGCTCGGCCTCCAACGCGGTCTCCAGCACCTGCTTGGTCAGGCTGGAGAGCAGACCGCCGGGGCCGACCAGGCTGACACCCTGGGCCCTGGCCTGAGCCAGCAGCTGCTCGGCCAATTCCTTCTCATCCATCGGCTCACCCGTCACGGGATCGAGCATCACCGCATCACCGCCGTTCGGCGGGCTGATCGGCATCGTGTCGCTCCGGGCATCCAGCCCGGGTGTTGCATCGGTCGTCATTCCGACCCGTCCTTTCGGTCAGGCCGGACCCCGCACACCGTTTTTCTGACAGTCCCCGCCTGCGCGCGAACCAATTATCAGTCGTGCCGCATCCACTCAGAAGCGACCATCAGGCGCTCGTGTACCTGGGTCGCGTCAGCTGCTCAGGAATTGCAGCAGCGCGGTGTTGACTTCGTCGGGATGGGTCCAGCCGATATTGTGCGGACCCCCTTCGACAGGGATGACGGTGAGGTCCGTGATCAGGCCGGGCAGTCGTTGCGCGGTGGCTTCGAACGGCAGAATGCGATCCTCGGTGCCGTGCATGATGAGAACCGGCACGTCGATCCGTGGCAGGTCGGCGCGGAAGTCGGTCAGCCAGCTGTCAACGCAGGCGTACGACGCATGCGGAGAGGCGGATGCCGCGACGTTGAAGGAGGCCTGCCAGGCGCGCTCGCTGATCCGGTCCGGTGCAAGCTTGTCGACGTTGTAGAAGTCGTTGAAGAAGTTCTCGAACCAGGTGTAGCGGTCGGCCAGCACCATCTCTTTGATGTCGTCGAACACCTTCTGGTCGACACCGTCGGGATTGTCGGTCGTTTTCAGCAGGAATGGTGGGATGACGCCGAACATAAACGCCCGGTCCACCCGGCCCGAACCGTACCGGCTCAGATAGCGGGTGACCTCTCCGGTGCCCATCGAGAAGCCGCCGAGTACCAGATCGGTCAGGTCGAGCGTCTCGATCAGGGTGTTCAGGTCGGCGGCGAAGGTGTCGTAGTCGTAGCCTGTCGTGGGTTGGCTGGAGTTGCCGAACCCGCGCCGGTCATAGCGGATGACCCGGTAGCCGGCCGCCAGCAGGACGCGTTCCTGCCGTTCCCAGGACTGCCCGCTCAATGGGTAGCCGTGAATCAGCACGACCGGTTGGCCGCTGCCGTGATCTTCGTAGTAGATGCTGATGTGGGTGCTGTTCTCGGTACCGACCTTGACGTAGCCCATGACGGCCCCTTCCACGTTGACGATCTTTTCCTGATCCGCAAGCGTCGGCCGCCGTCATCCGCATCCGCGACCGCACAGCACAACTCGCTCGTTCTGTCTGACCGAGACCTGTTGATCAACTGGCAACTCACCCGACTCGACAGTTCGTGGGCGCTCTGCCAGCCGCGCGTCTGGATGCCTGACCTTGGCTCTGCTCGGGATGCTTGGCTCGGAGCTCTTATGAGGTTGCCGCTTCGGCTGGGTTGATCTTTGCCTGGTTGGCGGTGATCCAGTCGAGGGCGATCTGTGCGACGTCGGCCCAGCCCGCATCGATGGTGAGGGAGTGGCCTCTGCCGTCGATCGTGCGGTAGTCGGTTTGGGACGGATTGTCGGCATACAGCTTGACGACGGCTTCGGTCACTTTTTGCGGCACGACGTGGTCCTCAGTGCCCGAGATCAGGAGGAGGGGTCCGCGCGCAGCTTGGTGCATGTCGATGGCGGCTGGTGAGTTCCGGACGAAGTTCGCTGTTGCGTCTTCGAACAAGGGCCGGCCCGGACCTGGAATCGTCCACCGCGAGTAGAGGCTTTCTGATTCCTCCTCGGTCAGAGTGTTGCCGAAGCTGTAGCGGAACTGCTCGCGGGTCAACGCGACGGTCTTCTTCTTGTTGGCCGGGTTGCTCAGGACCGGCCAGCTCGACTTCAGTTGCGAGAACGGGAGCGCCTTGACTCCCTTGATCGGCGCCGGGTCGATTCCCACAGCGGCCGCTGCGTAGCCGTTGGCCAAGAGTTCTTGAGCGATCAGGCCGCCGAAGGAATGCCCGACCACGATCGGTCGGGTCGCCATGGCATCGATCAGGTCGGCGTAGTGGTGACAGATCGCCTCGATACCGATGCCGTTGAGTTCCTCGTGGTGGTCGCGGGTTTCCTGCACGGTTGCGCCGTCTCCGGGCCATCCGGGTGCTGTCGTGGTGTAGCCGCGCTCCTCGAAGAGCGCCTGCCACGGTGCCCAGGCAGTCGCATGGATCCACAGACCGTGGACAAACATCACCGGCACCGGGCCGGACAAGGGTGAATCAGACATCGCAAGACTCCTTTGAATATGCGAACGGCCGATCCGATCGGCCGTGCA belongs to Microlunatus elymi and includes:
- a CDS encoding IS256 family transposase, coding for MLDPVTGEPMDEKELAEQLLAQARAQGVSLVGPGGLLSSLTKQVLETALEAELTEHLGHEHGDTPAGSNVRNGTRSKTVITEIGPVEIEVPRDREGSFEPQIVRKRQRRLDGIDEIVLSLTARGLTTGEVAAHFDDVYGAKVSKDTISKITDKVIAEMAEWASRPLDPIYPVIFVDAIVVKVRDGQVRNTPFYVVMGVTTAGERDILGIWSGDGGEGARFWLQVFTELKNRGVGDVLIAVCDGLKGLPEAITTTWDRTVVQTCVVHLIRNSFGYAGRQHRDQIAKALRPIYTAPSEAAAKERFNEFADQWGQRYPAIIRLWENAWAEFVPFLEYDVEVRRVICSTNAFESINARYRRAIKARGHFPNEAAAMKCLYLVTRSLDPTGGGRARWMIRWKPALNAFAITFEGRLEAATH
- a CDS encoding alpha/beta fold hydrolase → MEGAVMGYVKVGTENSTHISIYYEDHGSGQPVVLIHGYPLSGQSWERQERVLLAAGYRVIRYDRRGFGNSSQPTTGYDYDTFAADLNTLIETLDLTDLVLGGFSMGTGEVTRYLSRYGSGRVDRAFMFGVIPPFLLKTTDNPDGVDQKVFDDIKEMVLADRYTWFENFFNDFYNVDKLAPDRISERAWQASFNVAASASPHASYACVDSWLTDFRADLPRIDVPVLIMHGTEDRILPFEATAQRLPGLITDLTVIPVEGGPHNIGWTHPDEVNTALLQFLSS
- a CDS encoding alpha/beta hydrolase; the protein is MSGPVPVMFVHGLWIHATAWAPWQALFEERGYTTTAPGWPGDGATVQETRDHHEELNGIGIEAICHHYADLIDAMATRPIVVGHSFGGLIAQELLANGYAAAAVGIDPAPIKGVKALPFSQLKSSWPVLSNPANKKKTVALTREQFRYSFGNTLTEEESESLYSRWTIPGPGRPLFEDATANFVRNSPAAIDMHQAARGPLLLISGTEDHVVPQKVTEAVVKLYADNPSQTDYRTIDGRGHSLTIDAGWADVAQIALDWITANQAKINPAEAATS